From the Priestia koreensis genome, one window contains:
- a CDS encoding acetyl-CoA C-acetyltransferase, with protein sequence MREAVIVAGARTPVGKSKKGSLATVRPDDLGAIAVKETLKRAGNYDGPIDDLIIGCAMPEAEQGLNMARNIGALAGLPYTVPAITVNRYCSSGLQSIAYGAERIMLGHAKTVIAGGAESMSLVPMMGHTTRPNLKLAQEAPEYYMGMGHTAEQVAVKYGISREDQDAFAVRSHEKAARAIREGKFRDEIVPVEVTQRFVDGNNKLREKSFLFSEDEGVREGTTVDVLGRLRPAFSIKGSVTAGNASQTSDGGAAVLLMDREQAEAEGLKPLARFRSFAVGGVPPEVMGVGPVVAIPKALQLAGLQVSDIDLFELNEAFASQSIQVIRELGLDEERINVNGGAIALGHPLGCTGTKLTLSLIHEMKRRQAQFGVVTMCIGGGMGAAGVFELL encoded by the coding sequence ATGAGAGAAGCGGTCATTGTTGCTGGTGCTAGAACACCAGTCGGAAAATCAAAAAAAGGATCATTAGCAACTGTTCGTCCTGACGATCTAGGGGCTATCGCAGTAAAAGAAACACTAAAAAGAGCAGGGAACTATGATGGGCCAATTGATGATCTTATTATCGGATGTGCAATGCCTGAAGCAGAGCAAGGCTTGAATATGGCGCGCAACATTGGAGCTTTAGCTGGTCTTCCTTACACAGTTCCAGCGATTACAGTTAATCGCTACTGTTCATCAGGCTTACAAAGTATTGCTTACGGTGCAGAGCGTATTATGCTCGGTCATGCGAAAACGGTTATTGCAGGTGGCGCAGAATCTATGAGTCTAGTTCCGATGATGGGTCACACAACTCGTCCGAACTTGAAGCTTGCACAAGAAGCGCCAGAATACTACATGGGAATGGGTCATACAGCAGAGCAAGTAGCTGTAAAATATGGCATCTCTCGTGAAGATCAAGATGCGTTTGCTGTTCGAAGCCATGAAAAAGCAGCAAGAGCAATTAGAGAAGGCAAGTTCAGAGATGAGATCGTACCTGTTGAGGTTACACAACGATTTGTTGATGGAAATAACAAGCTACGTGAAAAATCGTTCCTGTTCTCTGAAGATGAAGGAGTACGTGAAGGAACAACAGTTGATGTGCTTGGAAGACTACGCCCAGCCTTTTCTATTAAAGGTTCTGTAACGGCAGGGAATGCTTCACAAACAAGTGATGGCGGTGCAGCGGTTTTATTAATGGACCGCGAGCAGGCAGAGGCTGAGGGGTTAAAGCCACTTGCGAGATTCCGTTCGTTTGCAGTAGGCGGCGTACCACCTGAAGTAATGGGTGTAGGCCCAGTCGTGGCAATTCCAAAAGCGTTGCAATTAGCTGGTCTACAAGTGTCTGATATTGACTTATTTGAACTAAACGAAGCATTTGCTTCTCAATCCATTCAAGTTATTCGTGAATTAGGGTTAGACGAAGAGCGTATTAACGTGAACGGTGGCGCAATCGCTCTAGGTCATCCACTTGGATGTACCGGTACGAAATTGACGCTGAGCTTAATTCATGAGATGAAGCGTCGTCAGGCTCAATTTGGTGTCGTTACAATGTGTATCGGTGGCGGAATGGGCGCTGCTGGGGTATTTGAACTGTTATAA
- a CDS encoding 3-hydroxyacyl-CoA dehydrogenase/enoyl-CoA hydratase family protein: protein MNLRIKKAAVLGSGVMGAGIAAHLANVGIPTLLLDIVPKQVTPQEEKKGLTLEDKVVRNRISSDAVKRLLKQKPAPLTSKQNLALIQPGNLEDDLHLLSDCDWVIEVVVENLEVKQQLFSKIDAVRKPGSIISSNTSGISVHAMAEGRSEDFKANFLGTHFFNPPRYLKLLEVIPTKDTKDEVVSFMKTFGEDVLGKGVVLAKDTPNFIANRIGTYGLLITVQEMLNKGYSVGEVDSVTGPLIGRPKSATFRTLDVVGLDTFVHVAKNVYDKVDGKEKEAFDVPAFMKEMLEKGWLGSKSGQGFFLKQGKEIVELNPHTLEYEERKKLKTASTEMSKQAKGLQNKMKALIYADDRAGTLLWNIISPVLLYSAQLTKEIADDIVAIDQAMKWGFGWELGPFETWDAIGLQRSVEKMKEEGHDVPAWIHDMLKAGFTEFYKKVDGKTVYFDNGEYKPVQENKKVIHLQTLKNENKVIKKNSGASLIDLGDGIAGLQFTSPNNAIGMDIIQMINYAVDEVEKNYKGLVIGNQAKNFCVGANLALILMEAQDDNFFEIEMVVKNFQNAMMKLKYLNRPVVAAPFGMTLGGGTEICLPSSKIQASSETYMGLVEVGVGLIPGGGGNKELYIKQLSGLPNGVEVDLQKVANKVFETIATAKVSTSAAEARDLNFLNRFDGISINGDHLLHDAKQSAISLYDNGYQAPVRKKIPVVGETGYATLLLGAQTMKYSGYISDHDYKIADKLAYVLAGGTVPYGTEVDEQYLLDLEREAFLSLVGEAKSQQRMQHMLVKGKPLRN, encoded by the coding sequence ATGAACCTTCGTATCAAGAAGGCAGCAGTTCTTGGATCTGGGGTGATGGGAGCAGGTATTGCAGCACATTTAGCTAATGTAGGAATCCCGACATTGTTATTGGACATTGTTCCAAAACAAGTCACACCACAGGAAGAGAAGAAGGGTTTAACGCTAGAAGATAAGGTAGTTCGAAATCGTATTAGTAGTGATGCGGTAAAGCGTTTATTAAAACAAAAACCAGCACCACTTACCTCTAAACAAAATCTGGCATTGATTCAACCAGGGAACTTAGAAGATGATTTACATCTATTAAGTGACTGTGACTGGGTAATTGAAGTTGTTGTTGAAAACCTTGAAGTAAAGCAGCAGCTATTTTCAAAAATAGACGCTGTTCGTAAGCCAGGTAGTATTATTAGTTCAAATACATCTGGTATTTCTGTACATGCGATGGCAGAAGGGCGCTCTGAAGATTTCAAAGCAAACTTCCTAGGGACACACTTTTTTAACCCGCCACGCTATTTAAAACTATTAGAAGTTATTCCAACTAAAGATACAAAAGATGAAGTCGTTTCATTTATGAAAACATTCGGTGAAGATGTATTAGGAAAAGGTGTTGTATTAGCAAAAGATACGCCAAATTTCATCGCCAACCGAATTGGGACATATGGTTTACTAATTACCGTGCAAGAAATGTTAAACAAAGGATACAGCGTTGGAGAAGTAGATTCTGTAACAGGGCCACTAATCGGTCGCCCGAAGAGTGCGACATTCCGCACGCTTGATGTTGTAGGACTAGACACTTTCGTTCACGTAGCAAAAAACGTGTATGACAAGGTGGATGGAAAAGAAAAAGAAGCGTTTGACGTTCCTGCTTTCATGAAAGAAATGCTGGAAAAAGGCTGGCTTGGAAGCAAGTCTGGTCAAGGATTCTTCTTAAAACAAGGAAAAGAGATTGTTGAGTTAAATCCTCATACGCTTGAATACGAAGAGCGCAAAAAATTAAAAACAGCATCAACTGAAATGAGCAAGCAGGCCAAGGGCTTACAAAACAAAATGAAAGCGCTTATATATGCAGATGATCGTGCCGGAACATTGCTTTGGAACATCATCAGCCCTGTATTGCTATACTCCGCACAGCTTACAAAGGAAATTGCTGACGACATCGTGGCGATTGACCAAGCGATGAAGTGGGGATTCGGTTGGGAACTTGGCCCGTTCGAAACATGGGATGCAATTGGGTTACAGCGCTCAGTTGAAAAAATGAAAGAAGAAGGCCATGACGTTCCAGCATGGATTCATGACATGTTAAAAGCTGGCTTTACAGAGTTTTATAAAAAAGTAGATGGAAAAACAGTTTACTTTGACAACGGTGAATACAAGCCGGTTCAAGAAAACAAAAAGGTCATTCATCTACAAACCTTAAAAAATGAAAACAAAGTTATTAAGAAAAATAGCGGCGCAAGCTTAATTGATTTGGGAGATGGCATTGCGGGGCTTCAATTTACCTCACCGAACAATGCAATCGGAATGGATATTATCCAAATGATTAACTATGCGGTGGATGAAGTAGAAAAGAACTATAAGGGACTTGTAATTGGAAATCAGGCGAAAAACTTCTGTGTTGGTGCAAACCTTGCACTTATTCTCATGGAAGCACAAGACGATAACTTCTTTGAAATCGAAATGGTCGTAAAGAACTTCCAAAACGCGATGATGAAGTTAAAATATTTAAATCGTCCTGTTGTTGCGGCACCATTCGGGATGACGCTTGGTGGCGGAACGGAAATTTGTTTACCATCCTCGAAAATTCAAGCATCTAGTGAAACATACATGGGGCTTGTAGAGGTAGGAGTCGGTCTGATCCCAGGCGGAGGCGGTAACAAAGAGCTATACATTAAGCAGTTAAGCGGTCTTCCAAACGGTGTGGAAGTAGACTTGCAGAAAGTGGCAAATAAAGTCTTTGAAACGATTGCGACAGCAAAAGTATCTACATCCGCAGCAGAAGCGCGTGATTTAAACTTCTTAAATCGCTTTGACGGCATCAGCATTAACGGCGATCACTTGTTACACGATGCGAAGCAGTCCGCTATTTCGCTGTATGACAATGGCTACCAAGCGCCGGTTCGTAAGAAGATTCCGGTTGTTGGTGAAACAGGTTACGCAACGCTGTTACTTGGTGCACAAACAATGAAGTATTCCGGTTATATTTCAGATCATGACTATAAAATCGCTGACAAGCTAGCATATGTTTTAGCTGGTGGAACAGTTCCTTATGGAACAGAAGTGGATGAGCAATATTTATTAGATCTTGAACGAGAAGCCTTCCTAAGTTTAGTAGGGGAAGCGAAATCTCAACAGCGCATGCAGCACATGTTAGTAAAAGGCAAACCATTACGTAACTAA
- a CDS encoding YuzL family protein — protein sequence MAHLDKNPSKAGVSAASVKGNAGPGSERDRGGKKTSQNQQYTKHNMQQD from the coding sequence ATGGCACACTTAGATAAAAATCCTTCTAAAGCTGGCGTTAGCGCTGCAAGCGTAAAAGGTAACGCTGGCCCTGGTAGCGAACGCGATAGAGGTGGAAAAAAGACCTCTCAAAATCAGCAGTACACTAAACATAATATGCAACAAGACTAA
- a CDS encoding proline dehydrogenase family protein: MEQAMRDFFLFLSKNRALTKMAKRYGLRFGAARFVAGETIDLASNVIQSLNAKGLDVTIDYLGEFVDNEAEANEMADQSIEAIKAIGRQNLTAQLSLKMTSMGLDISDEVVLRNMRRILEAATENGVFVTIDMEDYSRCGKTIEIFKQLKSEYDNIGTVIQAYLYRTEQDIADLNAYKPNLRLVKGAYKESPSVAFPEKKDVDENFKKIIRQHLENGNYAAVATHDDAIIDYTKQVVKELGISNDQFEFQMLYGIRTERQEQLVKEGYKMRVYVPYGTDWYGYFMRRLAERPANVAFVLKGMVKK; the protein is encoded by the coding sequence ATGGAGCAAGCAATGAGAGATTTCTTTTTATTTTTATCAAAGAATAGAGCGCTTACAAAAATGGCGAAAAGGTATGGACTTCGCTTCGGGGCAGCCCGATTTGTTGCAGGAGAAACAATTGATCTTGCATCAAATGTCATTCAAAGCTTAAATGCAAAGGGACTTGATGTGACGATCGATTATTTAGGGGAATTTGTGGATAATGAGGCAGAAGCAAATGAAATGGCCGATCAGTCTATTGAAGCAATTAAAGCCATTGGAAGACAGAACTTAACAGCACAGCTTTCACTTAAAATGACGTCCATGGGGTTAGATATTTCGGATGAGGTTGTATTACGAAATATGCGACGTATATTAGAAGCAGCGACTGAAAACGGGGTATTTGTTACAATTGATATGGAAGATTACAGTCGTTGTGGTAAGACGATCGAAATCTTTAAGCAATTAAAATCAGAGTATGACAACATCGGAACGGTTATTCAGGCTTATTTATACCGCACGGAACAGGACATTGCTGATTTGAATGCGTACAAACCAAATCTTCGTCTTGTTAAAGGGGCTTATAAAGAATCGCCATCTGTTGCGTTTCCAGAGAAAAAAGATGTGGATGAGAACTTCAAAAAAATCATCCGTCAGCATTTAGAAAATGGAAACTACGCGGCGGTAGCTACGCATGATGATGCGATTATTGACTATACAAAACAAGTAGTAAAAGAACTAGGAATTTCAAACGACCAGTTCGAATTCCAAATGCTTTACGGTATTCGCACAGAACGCCAGGAGCAGCTTGTAAAAGAAGGGTATAAAATGAGAGTTTATGTACCATACGGAACAGATTGGTACGGATATTTCATGCGACGTTTAGCAGAACGTCCAGCGAATGTAGCCTTCGTGTTAAAAGGAATGGTAAAAAAATAA
- a CDS encoding spore coat protein: MNQKKIKNPETQVPKTPEMNDRDYINDLLATEKYMTASYCTALNEFSHDALYQEVLGIFTETQNCQRELYNLMFKKGWYGVEAADQQQLQQTYEQFSGYTNQFPHH, encoded by the coding sequence ATGAATCAAAAGAAAATTAAAAACCCAGAAACACAAGTACCGAAAACACCCGAAATGAATGACCGTGACTATATCAATGATCTTTTAGCAACTGAAAAATATATGACTGCTTCTTATTGCACAGCTCTAAATGAATTTAGCCATGATGCTCTTTACCAAGAAGTATTAGGTATTTTCACTGAAACACAGAACTGTCAGCGCGAGCTATACAACCTAATGTTCAAAAAGGGATGGTACGGCGTAGAGGCAGCGGACCAGCAGCAGCTTCAGCAAACGTACGAGCAGTTTTCAGGCTATACAAACCAATTCCCTCATCACTAA
- a CDS encoding YusU family protein has protein sequence MNQTFLEQFDGLIEKYTELMVGEESKELQEKIKIWALYTHIAKSMPPLAKHWNETYPDAKDELRKLIHEIKELNESHRAKKE, from the coding sequence ATGAATCAAACGTTTCTCGAGCAATTTGATGGTTTAATTGAGAAATATACAGAGCTTATGGTAGGGGAAGAGAGCAAGGAGCTACAGGAAAAAATCAAAATATGGGCATTGTATACCCACATTGCTAAATCCATGCCACCTTTAGCAAAGCATTGGAATGAGACATATCCAGATGCCAAAGATGAGCTCCGTAAGCTCATTCATGAAATTAAAGAACTGAATGAATCTCATCGTGCAAAAAAAGAATAG